One Haloplanus sp. GDY1 DNA segment encodes these proteins:
- a CDS encoding Cdc6/Cdc18 family protein — protein MADGDDQQSLSQSIKGRLQEGVQNSVFQDKGLLDPDAVIDEDRIVGRDDQLDDIITYLRPALQGNRPPNMLLYGPSGTGKSLIINAVCQQVLELANSQGDRFGVIKINCQTIKSHDRAVYRLAKNAAHEAGVDVGIPQSGISTDQKLNRFYEILSNNFDSVIIILDEVDLLVGRQRDPNDEPAYSKLLYQLSRASQLGRIEGHVSVAALTNDPRFMEDLDGRAESSFNPQDVVFPDYDANQLQSILERRRDAYQDDVLEDGIIPLSAAFAAQDHGDARKAIDLFRKAGEIADRAGEDTIREEHVRDAQEEAERDRTLTQMQGLSTQKKLSLYATAIVPVHSKRNLNAVPSTVAYRVYQYLTDLLDADEKSRDSYLRYMSEAETYNFVTSEKRGRGYGSGVHKEYTFVDDPEVVAETLQADIRLEEVEHDEDLIRSVVNAQIEDFFEGN, from the coding sequence ATGGCTGACGGCGACGATCAACAATCCCTCTCACAATCTATCAAAGGCCGTCTTCAGGAGGGCGTTCAGAATTCTGTTTTTCAGGATAAGGGGTTGCTCGATCCCGACGCTGTCATCGACGAGGACCGGATTGTCGGTCGCGATGACCAGCTGGATGACATCATCACCTATCTTCGGCCGGCGTTGCAAGGAAACCGACCGCCCAATATGCTTCTCTACGGGCCGTCGGGCACTGGGAAATCGCTCATCATTAACGCAGTCTGTCAGCAGGTTCTCGAACTCGCGAACTCACAAGGGGACCGGTTCGGTGTCATCAAAATCAACTGCCAGACAATCAAATCGCACGACCGCGCTGTCTATCGCTTGGCGAAAAATGCAGCGCACGAAGCCGGCGTCGATGTCGGCATACCGCAGAGCGGTATCTCGACGGATCAGAAGCTCAATCGATTCTACGAAATTCTGAGCAACAATTTCGACTCGGTCATCATCATCCTCGACGAGGTCGATCTTCTAGTCGGCCGGCAGCGAGATCCGAACGATGAGCCGGCGTATTCGAAACTGCTCTACCAGCTGTCGCGAGCGTCACAGCTCGGTCGCATCGAGGGGCACGTTTCCGTCGCTGCGCTCACGAACGATCCCCGGTTTATGGAAGATCTGGACGGCCGGGCCGAGAGTTCATTCAATCCGCAGGATGTTGTCTTCCCCGACTACGACGCGAACCAGTTGCAGTCGATTCTCGAGCGACGTCGTGATGCATACCAAGACGATGTTCTAGAGGACGGCATCATTCCTCTCAGTGCCGCGTTCGCCGCCCAAGACCACGGTGATGCGCGCAAGGCAATTGATCTGTTCAGGAAAGCCGGTGAGATAGCGGACCGAGCCGGCGAAGACACGATTCGTGAAGAGCACGTTCGCGACGCCCAGGAAGAAGCCGAACGCGACCGGACGTTAACTCAGATGCAGGGGCTCTCGACGCAAAAGAAGCTCTCGCTGTACGCTACTGCAATCGTCCCAGTCCACTCCAAACGAAACCTGAACGCTGTTCCTAGCACGGTTGCATACCGCGTATATCAGTATCTCACCGATCTCCTCGATGCCGACGAGAAGTCACGAGACTCCTACCTACGATATATGAGTGAGGCCGAGACCTACAACTTCGTCACATCGGAGAAACGAGGACGAGGCTACGGAAGTGGTGTCCACAAGGAGTACACCTTTGTCGACGACCCAGAAGTAGTCGCTGAGACGCTTCAAG